A stretch of DNA from Salmo trutta chromosome 12, fSalTru1.1, whole genome shotgun sequence:
gtccctgcgtgtgtgtgtgtgttctcacctttTCCtatgtgcctgcgtgcgtgtgtgtgttctcacctttTCCtatgtgcctgcgtgtgtgtgtgttctcacctttTCCtatgtgcctgcgtgtgtgttcGATGGTTGAGTTGCGGTTGACGTTAGACAACAGGCCGAGACAGAAGCGGTTCTTGTTGTTGGAGGGGTCGGTGAAGCCGTCCACCAGGACGCTACGGGACGAGGCGTGGAACGTCTCTCCAACACGGTTATTCAGCTCATAGTACGCCACTGAACACCAGTACTCTGGTTCCTCATAGCACACAGGCCGCAGATCTACACAGAGAGGAAGGGGTTAAGGCGTACACATGCTTCCAGGACCAAACAGTTGAAAAATAATGCACCAAATATCTTAGTTAGATGTACAATTGCGTGACTAAGATCTCCACggcaaaaaaaaacatcaaaatgaacaacagatttcttgagttatcttagattaattatGACTatgaagtgtatactggctacggcgtctcaagatggacaaacagtactattgccgcgTTTTTAAAAAAGATTTCAAGGGAAGgacttttaagggagtatgcgagtaCACTTGTTCGGTTCggcagccgaactgaagcatgctggctgaagcatgctgacgcctttagagtgtgtgtttgtcagctacatttgacattttagtcatttagtagatgttcttatccagaggtACTTACATCGCATTTATCCTAAGATAcgttgcattcggaaagtattcagaccccttcccttgtTCCACATGTTGTGACGCTACAGcgttaatctaaaatggatttaatatgatttgtttctcatcaatctacccacaataccccataataacaaagcgaaaacaggtttttagaaattgtagcacatttctaaaatataaataacacaaacattatatttacataagtatataagactcgaaattgagctcaggtgcatcctgtttccattgatcatccttgagatgtttctacaacttgattggagtccacctgtggtaaattcaattgactggacatgatttggaaaggtacacacctgtctatacaaggtcccacagttaacagtgcatgtcagagcaaaaaccaagccatgatgtcgaaggaattgtccgtagagctccgagacaggattgtgtcgaggcagagaactggggaagggtaccaacacatttctgcagcattgaaggtccccaagaacacagtggcctccatcattcctacatggaagaagtttataaccaacaagactcttcctagagctggctgcccggccaaactgagcaatcgggggagaagcgccttggtcagggaggtgaccaagaacccgatggtcactttgacagagctctagagttcctctgtgaagatgggagaaacttccagaaggacaaccatctatgcagctctccgccaatcaggcctttatggtagagtggccagacagaagccactcctcagtaaaaggcacatgaaagcaagattctctggtctgatgaaaccaagactcaactctttggcctgaatgccaagtgtcacgtctggaggaaacctggcaccatccctatggtgaagcatggtagtggcagcatcatgctgtggggatgtttttcagctgcagggattaggagactagtcaggatcgagggaaagatgaacagagcaaagtacagagagatccttgatgaaaacctgctccagagcgctcaagacctcagactgggacgaaggttccccttccaacaggacaacgaccgtaagcacaaagccaagacaacacaggagtggctttgagacaagtctcttaatgtccttgagtggcccagccagagcctggacttgaacctgatcgaacatctctggagagacctgaaaacagctgtgcagcgacactccccatccaacctgacagagcttgagaagatctgcagataagaatgggagaaacttcccaaatacaggtgtgccaagcttgtagcatcatacccaagaagacccaaggctgtaattgctgccaaaagtgcttcaacaaagtactgagtaaagggtctgaatacttatgtaaatgtgatatttaagtttttttatttttaatacatttgcaaaaatgttctaaaaacctgtttatgttttgtcattatgtggtattgtgtctATAATTattaggggaaaaaaacaatttaatacattttagaataaggctgtaacgtaacaaaatgtgggaaaaagtcaagtggtctgaatactttcccgaatgcactgtagctaggtgggacaaccacatatcacagtcatagtaaataCATGTTTCCTCAATAAAGCAGATATCAGCAGAGTCAGTATTAGTAGGAAAGGACTAAGTGCTAGGATCAGTTTAAGAAAAGCATTTtgctcatgttgttgttgttgttattgacgACCTATGTGAGAAGCTGAGAAGGTGAGCTTGTGTGTGTTGGAGGAGTCTTCAGGCTTGACATCCTCCGTTGGGACCGTCTCCATCATGCTATAGGGGGGAGGTGGGGTCTCTGCTGGGAGGAGGGGAACGGGGGGGGCAGAGGGGTAGAGGGGAACAGGGGGGGGGAGCAGAGGGGTAGAGGggaacagagggggggggggcagaggggaacggggggggggcagaggggtagaggggaacaggggggggggggagcagaggGGTAGAGGGGAACAGGGGGGGGAGCAGAGGGGTAGAGGggaacagaggggggggggggggcagagggagcagaggggggaggatgggaacagaggggggaagagggagcagaggggggaggatgggaacagaggggggaagagggagcagagggggggggaggggaacagaggggggtaggaggggaacagagggggaggaggaggggaacagagggggaggaggggaacaaaggggggaggaggaggggaacagaggggggaagagggagcagaggggggaggaggggaacagaggggggtaggaggggaacagagggggaggaggaagggaacagagggggaggaggggaacaaaggggggaggaggaggggaacagaggggggaagaggggggaggaggggaacagaggggggaagagggggaggagggagcagAAGGTTGGCAGGGAACAGAGGGGGAGGGAAacagaggggggaagagggagcagagagggggaaggaagagAAATTACAACAcatcaaaagtaaaaaaaatatacatagcTACAAAAGGATTAATACACTGGTATCACCCGTGGAGCGGTTCATAACTAcaacattctccattcaggctaCAAAAGGATTAATACACTGGTATCACCCGTGGAGCGGTTCATAACTAcaacattctccattcaggctgcaaaggcgtCGATTTCCTCCTGAACTAGATATAATGGGATGAAGGTGGAAAAAAACAGGGAAAACATCCGTACTTTCTTTATGAAACcccgttttccaccaccatgttaGTGGCTAATGCTACTTCCTGATGTTGCACCCTGCGTTCAGCTAAGGGGCAAACAACAAACTAGGACTAGCATTCCTAAGCATTAGCCACTTTAACAAGCTGGTGAAAAATTACGTTTCATAAAGAAAGAACGCATATTTTCAGCGTTTTTCCCGCCTTGTCACCATTAAATCTAGTTAAGGATGAAATCGacgcctttgcagcctgaatggagaatgtttcAGGTGTGAACCGCTCCACCGGGGATACCAGTGTATTGCCGGCCATTTGGATGGTAAGATGGAAACGACTCAATATCGCCATCTACCGGCATTTGAGCTACATTGCAGTAATCAGCTCAATAGAGATTATAGCAGCCTAAAGCAGTACAGTAATCGCGTTTCTACCTATAATGTGGTAGGGGCTGGCTATAGGACTGTAGTAGTAGTTATGTTGTATTAAGTATATGTATGTATTTAGTAGTAGTACCTGTGACGTGGTAGTGGCTGGTAGGTTCGGCTGCGCTGCTGGGGGAGTTGGGGTAGCTGGCAGAGGTGGGGGACTGGgtgagagaggatgaggagggggaggaaaaggaggcgcaggggagaggagggaaggagtcCGGGTATGTAGCGTTCTGGGGCATCAGGGGCTCGTTGTGGAGCGAGGCGTTCCGGAATTTAGCCAGTAGACTGTGCTGGGGGTTAAACTCACTGTGGCGGGGCACCAACACTGGGGGAAGCActggggggggacgggggggggggggacggacggacagagagacagataagacagagaaaggtggagagaaagaaagagatcgacagtgaaagagacagacagaaagacagagagagacagagaaaggcggagagcgagagagagggagagagagacagagagagaggagagaaacagagagaggagagagagggagtggagacagagagagacagagagagagagagagagagagagaggagagagacagagagagagaggagagaaacagagagagaggagagagagggagcggagagagagacagagagaggagagagagggagcagagagagagacagagagagaggagagaaacaaagagagagagaggagagaaacagagagagaggagagagagggagcggagagagagagagacagagagagagagagaggagagaaacagagagagagagaggagagagagggagcggagagagagagacagagagagagagaggagagaaacagtgagagatagagagaggagagaaacagagagaggagagagagggagaggaaagagagattgATCAGTCAGTACAGTTCTTCTCATATCAAATAACTGTAAATCCAGTTTGTCTCTGAACAGAACACAATGCGGCTGAGATCAGGTTTCGTCCCACATCCCTCTACTGACCTTTATCTAAGATAATTAAAACACAGCAacaatacagagacagacagaccactgatatgcgtctgaaatggcaccctattccctatgcgggccctggtcaacagtagtgcactatttattgAATAGGGTGCCAATCCCGACTCAAGACTAGGTTAGATAACACAGGACTTTCTCCTTAGTCTGGCAAAATCCCATCTCTGATGTACATCTCTgatttacatactgtacatagtaAAAAGATATGCAATCTGTAAAAGGTAAACTGCTTTATATAAGAGTGATATATATATTATATCATCCCGTATTGTAATACACCTGGTGTCTCTACCCGTCTGTAGTGGTTAATATAGCTTCATACCTggtgtctctacctgtctgtagTGGTTAATATAGCTTCATACCTggtgtctctacctgtctgtagTGGTTAATATAGCTTCATACCTGGTGTCTCTACCCATCTGTAGTGGTTAATATAGCTTCATACCTggtgtctctacctgtctgtagTGGTTAATATAGCTTCATACCTggtgtctctacctgtctgtagTGGTTAATATAGCTTCATACCTggtgtctctacctgtctgtagTGGTTAATATAGCTTCATACCTggtgtctctacctgtctgtagTGGTTAATATAGCTTCATACCTGGTGTCTCTACCCATCTGTAGTGGTTAATATAGCTTCATACCTggtgtctctacctgtctgtagTGGTTAATATAGCTTCATACCTggtgtctctacctgtctgtagTGGTTAATATAGCTTCATACCTggtgtctctacctgtctgtagTGGTTAATATAGCTTCATACCTggtgtctctacctgtctgtagTGGTTAATATAGCTTCATACCTGGTGTCTCTACCCATCTGTAGTGGTTAATATAGCTTCATACCTGGTGTCTCTACCCGTCTGTAGTGGTTAATATAGCTTCATACCTggtgtctctacctgtctgtagTGGTTAATATAGCTTCATACCTGGTGTCTCTACCCGTCTGTAGTGGTATGGGTTGATACAGATGTCTTTCTGTTTGGATCCGAAAGCGAATTCGCAGCACTCCAAGGCCTTGAGTTCGTGATGAGACTGTAGGTCGGGCCACCTCCACACTCTGCAGTAGATGACGTGGGGAAGGCCCTTCCTGTGAGACACCTGGAGACGACCGTCCAGAGACCGAGGGATGGTCACACACTTACCTgttggaggaggtagagagagattggATCAGAGGTGTTGTCAACTATTTCAGAATAAGCTACAAAAAGTGAACGGAACTGAATGAAACAGTTTAGGAACAGTTGGTTCCTATGGATGTGTACTTCCTGTCTGTTGTGGACACCGGGGAGTGACGTGTTTCCTGGTCCTAGTTATGACATCACTCTTTAtcttgtcacacacacacgtgtgtaatGTCGCTGAAATGTTTAGCGACTGTTTTACATGCTCCTGACCAGTTCTGACATTTTTTGTACTCatcataatacatttttttttgtacataatgttcccGCCATCGTTTCCTGTGATGAAAACatattctggacatcagaacagagatCACTAACTTCcatttggatgaagatttctacCTCAACAGGTTGACAGCgcaggacatactgctcaccccAATCCAGCCCCTAATCCCCGAGACTCGGAAGTGAAAAGAGATGGAGGCCGACATGCAGCCGTCCTGATGAAACTATGGCGACGAGTGAATAAACCGCCACAACCCCTCTGTTCTATGTATAAtcactggagaaaaaaaaaactgatcTGTTCCGAGACCATCCTATGAACTGGACTGTCACGACTcataccgaaggtggctccccttcCTGCTCGAAAACACTACCCCGTATTccctgcttcctgcgcctgactcctcacccactacacccaaGCCTTACTTGGACCTGAAGAATTGTAACATCCTACGCTTCTTGGGAGTCGTGGCTAAATGGCGGCAgcgtagactagtggttagagcgttggactagtaacagaaaggttgcaagattgaattcccgagctgacaagttaaaatctgtcgttctgcccctgaacaaggcagttaacccactgttcctaggccgtcattgaaaaaaagaatttgttcttaactgacttgcctagttaaataaaggttaaataaaaaatgtaataaacaaggacatggataatatacatctagCTGTTTTTTTCTGTGCATCGGTAGGACAGAATGGCATTATTACAAGGGGGGGTCTAACATCTCTAACACTAAGGATCTCTGCTCACCTCAGACAGAATACCTCATTGACAAGCTGTAGACTATACTATTTACCGagaagagttttcatctatatttttcgtagctgttgatttaccaccacaaaccgatgctggcaccaagaccgcactcaacgagctgtataaggccataagcaaacaagaaaatgctcatccagaggcggtgctcctagtggccggtgatttcaatgcaggaaaactgaaatccgttttacctcatttctaccagcatgtcacctgtgaaACTGGAGGTGAAAAatctctagatcacctttactccacacacagagatgcatataaAGCTGTCCCCTGTCCTCCATTTGGAgtatctgaccataactctatcctcctgattcctacttacaagcaaaaactcaaacaggcacatcagttactggcttcattaataagtgtatCGACggcgtcatccccacagtgaccgtacatacatatcccaaccagaagccatggatagtaggcaacatccacactgagctaaagactagagccgctgctttcaaggagtgggacactaacccggatgcttataagacaTGCAAAAcatcaatacagaactaagatcgaatcctactacaccagctctgacactcgtcggatgtggcagggcttgcaaactatcaaggattacaaagggaaacccagctgcgagctgcccagtgacacgagcctaccagacaagctaaatataTTCTATGCTCAGttagaggcaagcaacactgaaccatgcttgaaagcaccagctgttccggatgactgtgtgatctctccgtggccaatgtgagtaagacctttaaacaggccgATGTTCACAGGACGACCACAGGGTCATCTGACCACAGggtcagacagattaccaggacgagtACTcggagcatgtgctgaccagctggcaagtgtcttcaattacattttcaactgctctcctgacccagtctgtaatacctacacgtttcaagcagaccaccatagtccccatgcccaagaacactaaggtaacctgtctaaatgactaccgacccgtagcactcacatctgtagccttgaagtgctttgaaaagctggtcatggatcacatcaacaccatcatcccagacacactggacccactccaattcacataccgccccaactgatccaatctatattgcactccacaataCCCTTTCCCACtttgacaaaaggaacacctacgtgagaatgctgtatattgactacagctcagtgttcaacaccacagtgccctccaagctcatcaccaagctaaggaccctgggactgaacacctccctctgcaactggatcatggacttaCTGTCGGGACGCCCCAGGTGGTAAAGATaggaaacaacacatccgccacactgaccctcaacacaggggcctctcagggttgcgtgcttagtcccctgctgtactcaatgttcacccacgactgcgtggccaagcacgactccaacaacatcattaagtttgctgacgacataacagtggtaggcctgatcaccgacgatgatgagacagcctatagggaggtcagagacctggcagtgtggagaGCTTGAAGtttctctgtgtccacatcactaaggatctatcctggtccaaactagaggtcgaccgattatgatttttcaacgccgacaccgataccgattattggaggaccaaaaaagctgaTTATTATTACTCGGccgattattatttatttatttatttgtaatattgacaattacaacaatactgaatgaacacttctATTTTAACCTAATATAAtatatcaataaaatcaatttagcctcaaataaataatgaaacatgttcaatttggtttaaataatgcaaaaacaagtgttggagaagaaagtaaaagtgaaatatgtgccatgtaaaaaagctaacgtttaagttccttgctcagaacataagaaccctatgaaagctggtggttccatTTAAAATGAGCCTTCAATATTCCCAGGGGGGGCTGtattttggcaaagtgggtggggttatatcctgcctgtttggccctgtccggtggtatcatcggatgggaccacagtgtctcccgactcctcctgtctcagcctccagtatttatgctacagtagtttatgtgtcggggggctagggtcagtctgttatatctggagtatttctcctgtcttatccggtgtcctgtgtgaaattaagtatgctctctctttttctctctctctctctctctctctctttctctctctctctctcagaggacctgagctcgaggaccatgcctcaggactacctggcatgatgactccttgctgtccccagtccacctggccgtgctgctgctccagtttcaactgttctgcctgcgtctatggaaccctgacctgttcaccggacgtgctacctgtcccaggcctgctgttttcaactctctagagacagcaggagcgatagagatactctcaatgatcggctatgaaaagtcaactgacatttactcctgaggtgctgacctgttgcactctcgattaaatttaaaaaaatttacattttttaaaagaaaATTTTAATAAATGTCAAATTTAAATTTTAGTCatgtagcagacgctcttatccagagcgacttacagtagtgataactactgtgattattattatttgaccatgccggtcatttatgaacatttgaacatcttggccatgttctgttataatctccacccggcacagccagaagaggactggccacccctcatagcctggttcctctctaggtttcttcctaggttttggcctttctagggagtttttcctagggagtttttcctagggagtttttcctagccaccgtgcttctacacctgcatttattttttatttacttcacctttatttaaccaggtaggcaagttgagaacaagtcctttatttaaccaggtaggcaagttgagaacaagtcctttatttaaccaggtaggcaagttgagaacaagtcctttatttaaccaggtaggcaagttgagaacaagtcctttatttaaccaggtaggcaagttgagaacaagtcctttatttaaccaggtaggcaagttgagaacaagtcctttatttaaccaggtaggcaagttgagaacaagtcctttatttaaccaggtaggccagttgagaacaagttctcatttacaattgcgacctggccaagataaagcaaagcagttcgacaacatacaaaaacacagagttacacatggagtaaaacaacatacaatcaatgatgcagtagaacaaaataagactatatacaatgtgagcaaatgaggtgagataagggaggtaaaggcaaaaaaggccatggtggcaaagtaaataaagtatagcaagtaaaacactggaatggtagatttgtagtttgaagaaagttcaaagttcaaatataaataatatggtgcaaaggagcaaaaataaataaaataaataaatacagtaggggaagaggtagtagtttgggctaaattatagacgggctatgtacaggtgcattgcttgctgtttggggttttaggctgggtttctgtacagcactttgaaatatcagctgatgaagaagggctatataaataaatgtgatttgatttgatcacaggGGCCGagctcctgccatccaggacctctataccaggcggtgtcagacgaaggccctaagaatggtcaaagactccagccacccaagtcatagactgctaCCGCACGCCAAgtggtaccagtgcaccaagtctggaaccaacaggaccctgaacagcttctacccccaagccataagacttctaaatatactgaacaaaaatataaatgcaacatgcaacaatttcaacgattttactgagtttcagCAAGGAAATAAGGAaaacagtcaattgaaataaatgcattaggcccgaatctatggatttcactcaGTCAAAGGTGGGCCTGGtagggcataggtccacccactagggagccaggcccagccaatcagaatgagttttccccacaaaagggctttattacagacagaaatacttctcagtttcatcagctgcccaggtggctggtctcagatgatcccacaggtgaagaagccagaagaggaggttctgggctggcgtggttacatgtggtctgcggttgtgaggccggttggaagtactgccaaattctctaaaacgacgttggtagaggcttatggtagagaaattaacattcaatttccCCTGGTGGATTTTTCtccagctctggtggacattcctgcagtcaacatgccaattgcacgcttcctcaaaacttgagacatctgtggcattgtgtggtgtgacaaaactgcacattttagagtggccttttattgtccccagcacaaggtgcacctgtgtaatggccattctgtttaatcagattcttgatatgccacacctgttaggtggatggattatcttggcaaaaggagaaatgctcactaacatggatgtaaacaaatttgtgcacaaaatttgagagaaataagctttttgtgcgtatggaacatttgtgGGTACCTTGTGTatgtagccaagttattacctggtacttcctgtatataacctggttatcattgactcagtactggtaccccgtgtatatagccaagttattagctggtacttcctgtatataacctggttatcattgactcagtactggtaaccccgtgtatatagccaagttattagctggtacttcctgtatataacctggttatcattgactcagtactggtaccctgtgtatataaccaagttatcgttactcattgtgtatttatttttttacatgttattacttttctattatgtctctattttctttctctctgcattgttgggaaaagcCCTGTAAGgaagtatttcactgttaatcCACAccaacgcatgtgacaaataaaatgtgatttgatcagACGGGGTTACTCACTGGGCTGTCCGGGGCAGCTGAGGGCCTTCTCCAGATCCTCCATCGctcccttcttcttcttcagtttcttgaccagggagtccacagccttctccgcccacttctcctcctcatccccctgttTCCATCCCAGAAGCCTCTTCACCGCAGGGCTGGTGAAGGAGAAGAGGGACGTGATGGAGGTGGAAGAATGCATGAGGGATGGATGGTGCTAtgtagagatggatggatggagggatgagaaaCACCACGTCgggtgaaagagggagggaatgtgatgagaggaggtgagagaaggggggggggggggggggacagggggaTAGAAGAGGAGTGTGATGGATGGATTGTTACCCAGACGGGTAAAGGAGATCAGGAGCAAGGAGATCAGGGATGGAGCTCGAAGAGGAGTGTGAGGAGTCTATGTAAACAGAAGCTGGGGTTCATTAGTTCCGTTGGTGCTTCCTGAAGAGACCAGGAGTAGGGAGGAAGGTCTGGAacggaggtctctctctctctctctctctcttagcagAAATACGGTCTGGTCAGAATGGTAGCCTCCGGAAGTGAATGTTATTCCTCGTGCAGGTCAGGTTTCAGTCATCTgaccagagaagagagagatgaaatTAGGCGCACATTTAACAGAAACAAAGAGCTGTTCAGCAGGGCTGTGAGTCATATGAACCAGAGGTTAAATACAACAGAAGACTTAGGACAGAATTAGGACTAGGACACCTATGGGGACTATATGGATGTCTATGGGGACTATATGGATGTATATGGCCTTCAGAAAGTCTTCAtacccctttgacttattccacattatcTTGAATTCAAAGTGGAATAAATTGACTTTTTTTCTCTTAcgcatctacatacaataccccataatgacaaagtgaaacatgtttttagaagttgccggagaggaaggaaactgctcagggatttctatctgcattgtgtcccgccacccgccaacccctcttttaagctactgctactctctgttcatcatatatgcatagtcactttaacaatatctacatgtacatactacctcaatcagcctgactaaccggtgtctgtatgtagcctcgctacttttatagcctcgctactgtatataacctcactactgtatatagcttgtctttttactgttgttttatttctttacttacctattgttcacctaatacctttttttgcactattggttagagcctgtaagtaaacattttactgtaaggtctacacctgttgtattcagcgcacgtgacaaataaactttgatttgatgaggccaatggtgattttaaaacagatacaga
This window harbors:
- the smad9 gene encoding mothers against decapentaplegic homolog 9 isoform X2, with the protein product MHSSTSITSLFSFTSPAVKRLLGWKQGDEEEKWAEKAVDSLVKKLKKKKGAMEDLEKALSCPGQPSKCVTIPRSLDGRLQVSHRKGLPHVIYCRVWRWPDLQSHHELKALECCEFAFGSKQKDICINPYHYRRVETPVLPPVLVPRHSEFNPQHSLLAKFRNASLHNEPLMPQNATYPDSFPPLPCASFSSPSSSSLTQSPTSASYPNSPSSAAEPTSHYHVTETPPPPYSMMETVPTEDVKPEDSSNTHKLTFSASHIDLRPVCYEEPEYWCSVAYYELNNRVGETFHASSRSVLVDGFTDPSNNKNRFCLGLLSNVNRNSTIEHTRRHIGKGVHLYYVGGEVYAECLSDSSIFVQSRNCNYQHGFHATTVCKIPSGCSLKIFNNQLFAELLSQSVNHGFEVVYELTKMCTIRMSFVKGWGAEYHRQDVTSTPCWIEVHLHGPLQWLDKVLTQMGSPHNPISSVS
- the smad9 gene encoding mothers against decapentaplegic homolog 9 isoform X1, with translation MHSSTSITSLFSFTSPAVKRLLGWKQGDEEEKWAEKAVDSLVKKLKKKKGAMEDLEKALSCPGQPSKCVTIPRSLDGRLQVSHRKGLPHVIYCRVWRWPDLQSHHELKALECCEFAFGSKQKDICINPYHYRRVETPVLPPVLVPRHSEFNPQHSLLAKFRNASLHNEPLMPQNATYPDSFPPLPCASFSSPSSSSLTQSPTSASYPNSPSSAAEPTSHYHVTAETPPPPYSMMETVPTEDVKPEDSSNTHKLTFSASHIDLRPVCYEEPEYWCSVAYYELNNRVGETFHASSRSVLVDGFTDPSNNKNRFCLGLLSNVNRNSTIEHTRRHIGKGVHLYYVGGEVYAECLSDSSIFVQSRNCNYQHGFHATTVCKIPSGCSLKIFNNQLFAELLSQSVNHGFEVVYELTKMCTIRMSFVKGWGAEYHRQDVTSTPCWIEVHLHGPLQWLDKVLTQMGSPHNPISSVS
- the smad9 gene encoding mothers against decapentaplegic homolog 9 isoform X3; its protein translation is MEDLEKALSCPGQPSKCVTIPRSLDGRLQVSHRKGLPHVIYCRVWRWPDLQSHHELKALECCEFAFGSKQKDICINPYHYRRVETPVLPPVLVPRHSEFNPQHSLLAKFRNASLHNEPLMPQNATYPDSFPPLPCASFSSPSSSSLTQSPTSASYPNSPSSAAEPTSHYHVTAETPPPPYSMMETVPTEDVKPEDSSNTHKLTFSASHIDLRPVCYEEPEYWCSVAYYELNNRVGETFHASSRSVLVDGFTDPSNNKNRFCLGLLSNVNRNSTIEHTRRHIGKGVHLYYVGGEVYAECLSDSSIFVQSRNCNYQHGFHATTVCKIPSGCSLKIFNNQLFAELLSQSVNHGFEVVYELTKMCTIRMSFVKGWGAEYHRQDVTSTPCWIEVHLHGPLQWLDKVLTQMGSPHNPISSVS